The following are encoded together in the Juglans microcarpa x Juglans regia isolate MS1-56 chromosome 2D, Jm3101_v1.0, whole genome shotgun sequence genome:
- the LOC121251246 gene encoding heavy metal-associated isoprenylated plant protein 23 produces the protein MGVGGTLEYLSDLMASSHKHKKKKQLQTVELKVRMDCDGCELKVKKALSSLSGVKSVDISRKQQKVTVTGYVEASKVLKKAKSTGKKAEIWPYVPYNLVAQPYIAQAYDKKAPPGFVRNVENTSNTGTVTRYEDPYINMFSDDNPNACSIM, from the exons atgggAGTTGGAGGAACTTTGGAGTACTTGTCTGATTTGATGGCCAGTAGCCATAAacacaagaagaagaagcaattgCAGACTGTGGAGCTGAAGGTCAGGATGGATTGTGATGGCTGTGAGCTTAAGGTCAAGAAAGCCCTCTCTTCGTTAAGTG GAGTCAAATCAGTGGACATAAGCAGGAAACAACAGAAAGTGACTGTAACTGGATACGTTGAAGCAAGCAAGGTGCTGAAGAAGGCCAAGTCAACAGGGAAAAAGGCAGAGATTTGGCCTTACGTTCCTTACAACCTAGTGGCTCAGCCTTACATTGCTCAGGCTTATGACAAGAAGGCACCTCCTGGTTTTGTCAGGAATGTAGAGAACACTTCCAACACTGGCACTGTGACAAGATATGAAGATCCCTACATCAATATGTTCAGTGATGACAACCCCAATGCATGCTCTATTATGTAG
- the LOC121251217 gene encoding LOW QUALITY PROTEIN: fasciclin-like arabinogalactan protein 21 (The sequence of the model RefSeq protein was modified relative to this genomic sequence to represent the inferred CDS: inserted 1 base in 1 codon), which yields MLSPSFCIAHSLHSSLITIPLMATSLRYTLLLLAIPIIASLCFSSATAIHVPKQSITPSVPLTPPPTPTPTPTPPQEPHDQSFLSHTSLLPPILSHLGFNELATAAPSLSDSTASMAWPGPYTLFAPSDSXLRSCISCSIPNLLREHIVPGLFTFDYLRKLAFGTRIETLSPGRCITITSERSKNGSLSAAAKVFIGGVEVTQPDLFNNGLVVVHGLQGFVAPLSPFSCDVERMTSLSFPFHPEHTLTHQIYSTTQPAVMRLMLRDTMLRLRNNGFNILALAMKVKYGELIGLNNMTVFAVDDVSIFSGSHAYISNIRFHIVPNHYLTFSDLENLPTEITLPTLERGQSLRITTAGGGLSGAPVRINYVRIRVPDVIRNLKIAVHSVFLPFPHIHPTAAPFDLILGGGEANRPAEQLDSDRTVYGICDGLEANVGCGEDPMAQVKPSVDVEDHHGL from the exons ATGCTCTCTCCTTCATTTTGTATCGCTCACTCACTTCATAGCTCTCTAATTACTATTCCTCTCATGGCGACCTCTCTGCGATATACGCTGCTTCTCTTGGCCATCCCAATCATTGCATCTCTCTGCTTCTCGAGCGCGACCGCCATTCACGTACCGAAGCAAAGCATCACACCCTCTGTACCTTTAACTCCACCGCCAACACCAACACCAACACCAACACCACCTCAGGAACCGCATGACCAGTCGTTTTTGTCCCACACATCTCTACTCCCTCCGATCCTCTCCCATCTCGGCTTCAACGAGCTAGCCACAGCCGCACCCTCTCTTTCCGACTCCACAGCCTCCATGGCCTGGCCCGGTCCCTACACTCTCTTCGCTCCCTCCGATT TCCTCCGTTCCTGCATCTCTTGCTCCATCCCTAACCTCCTCCGAGAACACATTGTTCCTGGCCTCTTCACGTTCGACTATCTCCGGAAGCTTGCTTTCGGTACCAGGATCGAGACGTTGAGCCCAGGCCGATGCATCACCATCACCTCCGAAAGGTCCAAGAATGGCAGCCTCTCCGCCGCTGCCAAGGTCTTCATCGGAGGAGTGGAGGTCACTCAACCTGATCTTTTCAACAACGGCCTGGTGGTTGTTCACGGCCTTCAAGGCTTCGTCGCTCCTCTCTCGCCTTTCTCTTGCGACGTCGAGAGGATGACCTCGCTTTCGTTCCCCTTCCATCCTGAGCACACGTTGACGCACCAGATCTATTCCACAACTCAGCCCGCTGTCATGCGCCTGATGCTCCGGGACACCATGCTTAGGCTCCGCAACAACGGCTTTAACATCTTGGCGCTCGCGATGAAGGTCAAGTACGGCGAACTCATTGGCCTCAACAACATGACGGTTTTCGCGGTTGACGACGTCTCGATATTCTCTGGTTCTCACGCGTACATCAGCAATATTCGCTTCCACATAGTACCGAATCATTACCTGACGTTTTCCGACCTTGAGAATCTCCCTACGGAGATTACTCTACCGACGCTCGAGCGAGGGCAGTCGCTAAGGATCACCACCGCCGGTGGAGGCTTGTCGGGGGCCCCGGTTAGGATAAACTACGTGAGGATCAGGGTTCCTGACGTGATACGCAACCTAAAGATCGCGGTTCATAGCGTGTTCTTGCCATTCCCACACATTCATCCCACCGCTGCACCGTTCGACCTGATCCTAGGCGGAGGAGAAGCGAACAGGCCGGCGGAACAGTTGGACTCGGATAGGACGGTGTATGGAATTTGTGATGGTCTGGAAGCGAATGTAGGCTGCGGCGAGGACCCCATGGCTCAGGTCAAGCCGTCAGTGGATGTCGAAGATCACCATGGCCTGTGA